The Streptomyces sp. A2-16 sequence CCGGGCCGCGTCGAGCGCGGCCAGGCCCACCACCCGGTGGTCGGCCTGGTTGACCACCCCGGCGACCATCCGCACCGTGTACGCCCCCGTCAGCACGACCTCGGGCCGGTGCCGCCGGATCGCCCGCACGATGTCGCGGCGCAGGGCCGGGCCCTCCTCGATCATCCCGTCACGGTGGTCGAGGAACTCGACGGTGTCCACGCCCACTTCACGCGCCCCCGCCCGCTCCTCGGCCTCCCGCAGCGGTGCCGCCCGGTCCGGAGGGATCGCGTCGATACCGGCCTCGCCGCGCGTGACCAGCAGGTAGGTGACCCGCTTGCCCCGGGCCGTCCAGCGGGCCACCGCGGAGGCCGTGCCGTACTCGATGTCGTCCGGGTGCGCCGCGACGGCCAGCGCGCGCTCCCAGTCCTCCGGCAGCGGGGGCAGGGTGCCGCCCGCTCCGGGGCCGCCCGTGTTGTCGAGAGTCGTCATGCCCGAATGATGGCGGTTGTGGGGCTGTGCACGACAGGGGAACGTACGTCCCCTTTCAGCTGCTCTTTCAGCCGTCCTTTCGGGTGTCCTGTCCCCCGCCGTCCTCCTCCACGTCGGCCATCGCCGGGTCGAGGAGGCGGGACAGGAAGTGGCGGGTGCGTTCATGGCCGGGGTTGCCGATCACCTGGGCCGGGGTGCCGTCCTCGACGATCGACCCGTCGTCCATGAAGACGACCCGATCGGCCACCTCGCGGGCGAAGGTCATCTCGTGGGTGACGACCATCATCGTCATGCCCTCCCGGGCGAGCATCCGCATGACCGCGAGCACATCGCCCACCAGCTCCGGGTCGAGGGCCGAGGTGGGCTCGTCGAAGAGCATCACCTCGGGGCCCATGGACAGGGAACGGGCGATCGCGACGCGCTGCTGCTGGCCGCCGGAGAGGGAGGCGGGGTAGGCGTCCGCCTTCTCGGCGAGGCCCACGCGCTCCAGGTTCTCGGCGGCCACCTTCGCGGCCCGCGCCTTGTCCCGCCGAAGGACCCTGCGCTGCGGCAGCGTGAGGTTCTCGGTCACCGTGAGGTGCGGGAACAGGTTGAACTGCTGGAAGACCATGCCGATACGGCGTCGTACGGCGTCGATGTCGACGTCGGGGTCCGTCAACTCGGTGCCGCCGACGAAGACCTGTCCCTTCGTCGGCTCCTCCAGGAGGTTCACGCACCTGAGCAGCGTCGACTTGCCCGAGCCCGAGGGGCCGATCACGCAGACGACCTCGCCCTGGCCGATCTCCAGGTCGATGCCCTTGAGGACCTCGTTGGTGCCGAACGACTTGTGCAGACCGCGCACCTCGATCTCCGGCCGGCTCGCCTCAACGGTCATTTCACGGCCTCCTGGGCCTTGGCCTCCATACGGCGGACCACGAACCCGAGCGGGATGGTCACCAGCAGGTAGCACAGGCCGGCGACGAGGATCGGCGTGGAGTTGGCGGTCGTACTGGCCAGGTCGCGGCCGTACTTGGACAGTTCGCGCTCCTCCAGGGTGACACCGAGGAACAGCACCAGGGAGGAGTCCTTGAAGAGCAGGACGAGTTCGTTGGTCAGCGGCGGCAGGATGATCCGGAACGCCTGCGGGACGATGATCGAGACCATCGCGCGGGCCGGGGAGAAGCCGAGTGAACGGGCCGCCTCCATCTGGCCCTTGGGCACCGCCTGGATGCCCGCGCGGATCGTCTCCGCCATGTAGGCCGCCGCGACCAGGCCGAGCGCGAGGGCGACCTTGCCGTAGGTGCCGCCGATGATCTCCGTGCCGGGGAAGGCGAGCGGTACGGCCACGCCGATGAAGATGAAGATCAGCAGGGCGGGCAGGCCGCGGAAGATCTCGATGTAAACGCCGGCGAACCAGCGGTACGGGCCCACCGAGGACAGCCGCATCAGCGCGATGACCATGCCGAGGACGAGCCCGACGACGAAGCCGGACAGCGTGTAGAGCACGGTGTTCTTCAGCGCCAGCGTGATGACGTCGGGGAACATCTGCTCGGCGATGTCCGCCTGCGCGAACTGGTTCTTCAGCCGCCCCCAGTCCGCCGAGACCGCGAAGGCGATCACGGCGGCGACGAAGACGACGTACTGGATGCCGCGGGACAGGCTGCGCTTCTGACGCCGGCTCAGGCCCTTTTTGCGAGGCTGGAGTTGCGCGTCCGTCGCGGTCATGAGGCGGAGGGCGACGCGGCCGACGCGTCGTACGGGCCGATCCACTTCTCGTAGAGCTTCTTGTACGTGCCGTCGGCCTTGGCGTCCGAGAGCGCCTTGTTGATGGCGGCCCGCAGCTTGGTGTTGCCCTTCTTCACCGTGAAGCCGTACTGCTCACCGGTGTTGATGTTGTCGGCGACCTGGAAGGCGGCGGCGTTGGCCTTGTCCTTGAGCCAGCCCTGGACGACCGGGTAGTCGATGACGACGGCCTTGACCTGGCCGGAGCGCAGGCCGTTGAGGACGGCGTCGGAGGACTCGAAGGAGACCGGGTCGAAGCCCTGGCCCTTGACGTAGTCCTCGCCGGTGGTCTGCGCCTGGGCGCCGAGCTTGACCTTCTTCGCCTTGGCGTCGGCGAGCGAGGAGATCCCGCTGCCCTTGGCGACCAGCAGGGCCTGGGTGGCGTCGAAGTAGGGGTCCGAGAAGTCGACGTTCTTCTTGCGTTCCTCGGTGATGGTCATGCCGGCCGCGGCCAGGTCGCACTCGCCGGAGTTGAGGAAGGCGCCGGTCTTGAAGTTCTCGAAGGGAGTGTCGAGGATCTCCTGCTTCACGCCCAGGTCCTTGGCCACCAGGTCGATGAGCGAGACGTCGAAGCCCTGGACCTTGCCGTCGATCTCCGACTGGAAGGGCGGGTACGGCAGATGGGTGCAGGTGGTGAGCTGTCCGGCCTTGACGAGTTCGACCCCGCCCGCGGCGGTCTTGGAGCCGCTGCCGCCGTCGTCGCTGGAGGTGCAGGCGGCGACGAGCAGGAGCCCGGCCGTCGCGGTGGTGGCGGCCAGGACGCGGGTCCGGCGCCCGGAGAGGGTGTTCACGGGGGAGGCCTCCTGTGGGGGAACTGTGGGTTCCGATTATAAGGAGAAGTTTGAGTCTCTCAAACCAATCCGATGGTTGTGAGGCTGTTCGACCTGGGAAGTCGCCGGTCGAGGGGGGTGGGGCAGGAACGGTTACGCTCGTTCACCTCTACCCCAGTGAGCGAAGAGAGCACCGTCGTGACACACCCCTTCCTGGACCTGGCCCCGCTCGGCGCGGCCCAGTTCGCCTCGATCGAGGACCGTGTGGCGCGGTTGCTGCGCACCGAGCAGGACGTCGTGATCATGCAGGGCGAGGCGCTGCTGCCGCTGGAGGGGGCGATCCGCTCCACGGCCGGGCCGGGGACGACCGCGCTCAACGTCATCACCGGGCCGTACGGGCAGACCTTCGGGAACTGGCTGCGGGACTGCGGGGCGACGGTGATCGACCTCGCGGTGCCGTTCCACACGGCGGTGACGGCGGAGCAGATCTCCGCGGCGTTCGAGGAGCACCCGGCGATCGACTTCGTGTCGCTGGTGCACGCGGAGGCGGCGACCGGCAACACCAACCCGGTCGCGGAGATCGGTGAGGTCGTACGGCGGCAGGGGGCCCTGTTCTATCTGGACGCGGTCGCCTCCGTGGGGGCCGAGCCGGTGCTGCCGGACGCGTGGGGTGTCGACCTGTGCGTGATCGGGGCGCAGAAGGCGATGGGCGGCCCCGCGGGTGTGTCGGCGGTGTCGGTGAGCGAGCGGGCGTGGGCGCGGATGGCGGCGAATCCGGCGGCGCCGCGGCGGTCGTACCTCTCGCTGCTGGACTGGAAGGAACGCTGGATCGACGGCGGCCGTCGCGCTCTGCTGCACGCTCCGGCGCAGCTGGAGATGCTGGCGCTGGAGGCGTGCCTCGAGCGGATCGAGGCGGACGGGCCGGAAGCGGTGATGGGCCGGCACCGGGCCGCCGCGGCGGCGACCCGGGCGGGGGCGCGGGCCCTGGGCGGGGGCCTGGAGCCGTATGTGCACGAGGACCGCGAGGCGGCTCCGGTCGCCACGACACTCCGGGCACCGGCGGGGACCGACGCGTCGGAACTGGTGTCCCGGGCCCTGTCGTCCGACCCCGCGCTGCCACTGGCGGCGGGTGGGGGTGCGCTGGCCGGCGAGATGATCCGGGTCAACCACTACGGGGCGGACGCGACGCCGGGTGCCGTGCGGGCCTGCCTGGCGGCGTTGGGGGCGGCGCTGAGGGAACAGAACCTCCCGGTGGACCTGGAGGGCGCACTGCACGCGGCCGAGGACGCGTGGCTCCAGCACGGCGATCCGAAGCCGCGGGAAAACGTCGACCAGGTTACCGGTGCATAATTCATAGGGTAATTCAGGGGTTTATCAGAGATTAGCTTCCCGTATTCTTCTGCCCGCTTTCCTCGAGCCTAAACGCAAAGATTCTGCGAACGCGAACCGGAAGAATTCGGGTAGATCTCGTGGCGGTTACATGCTTGTGACGCGTTACACATCGTGATCCATTTGCCCGTTATCTGGCGGGCATAGCATTTCATAACGGACAGATCTGCGCGTCGGTGCGCGCCCGCCTGATAACACATGCGGCGCCCGTACGTAACCCCGTCCGGCGATGCATTTTTCAATTTCCCTCGGTAAATTCAATTCGCATGACTGCCGCACAAGCAGACCTGCAAATCGACCGACCGACGGTCGCGGACGGAGCCGCACTGTGGCGGATCGCCCGCGACTCCGAGGTTCTCGACCTGAACTCGTCGTACAGCTATCTGCTGTGGTGCCGCGACTTCGCCGCCACGTCGGCGGTGGCACGCAACGACCGCGGGGAGCCGGTCGGCTTCGTCACCGGGTACGTCCGCCCGGACCGGCCCGGCACCCTGCTCGTCTGGCAGGTGGCGGTGGACTCGGCGTACCGCGGCCGAGGGCTCGCCGCCGCCCTGCTCGACGGACTGACCGCGCGGCTCGCCGCCGAGCGCGGACTGACCACCGTGGAGACCACCATCACGCCGGGCAACACCGCCTCCGAGCGGCTGTTCACGTCGTTCGCCGAACGCCGTGGCGCCGGCCTGGAGCGCGAGGTGCTGTTCGACACGGGCCTGTTCCCCGACGGGCCGCACGACCCCGAGGTCCTCTACCGCATCGGGCCCCTCTCCCCCACCCCCACTCCCTCCGCCTGACCCCCCACGCACCCGAGGAGCGATTCGTCGTGACCATCACCCAGCCCGACCTCAGCGTCTTCGAGACCCTCGAGTCCGAGGTGCGCAGCTACTGCCGCGGCTGGCCCACCGTCTTCGACCGCGCGCAGGGCAGCCGCATGTACGACGAGGACGGCCACGCGTACCTGGACTTCTTCGCCGGCGCCGGTTCACTGAACTACGGCCACAACAACCCCGTGCTGAAACGGGCGTTGATCGACTACCTGGAGCGGGACGGCGTCACGCACGGGCTCGACATGTCGACCACCGCCAAGCGCGCCTTCCTGCAGACCTTCCAGGACCTGGTGCTGCGCCCGCGCGACCTGCCGTACAAGGTCATGTTCCCGGGCCCGACCGGCACCAACGCCGTGGAGTCCGCGCTGAAACTGGCGCGCAAGGTGAAGGGCCGCGAGGCCATCGTGTCCTTCACCAACGCCTTCCACGGCATGTCGCTCGGCTCCCTCGCCGTCACCGGCAACGCCTTCAAGCGGGCCGGTGCCGGTATCCCGCTGGTGCACGGCACCCCGATGCCCTTCGACAACTACTTCGACGGCACCGTCGAGGACTTCCTGTGGTTCGAGCGGCTCCTGGAGGACCAGGGCTCCGGACTCAACAAGCCGGCCGCCGTGATCGTGGAGACCGTGCAGGGCGAGGGCGGCATCAACGTCGCGCGCCGGGAGTGGCTGCAGGCGCTCGCCGCGCTGTGCGAGCGGCAGGACATGCTGCTCATCGTCGACGACATCCAGATGGGCTGCGGGCGGACGGGGGCCTTCTTCTCGTTCGAGGAGGCGGGCATCACCCCCGACATCGTCACCGTCTCGAAGTCGATCAGCGGGTACGGACTGCCCATGTCCCTCTGCCTGTTCAAGCCCGAGCTGGACATCTGGGAGCCCGGCGAGCACAACGGCACCTTCCGCGGCAACAACCCGGCCTTCGTCACGGCCACCGCCACCCTGGAGCAGTACTGGGCGGACGGTTCCGCGATGGAGAAGCAGACCCGGCAGCGCGGCGAGCAGGTCGAGCAGGGGCTCATCTCGATCACCGAGGAGAACCTGGCCGACATCAAGGAGTACCGCGGGCGCGGGCTGGTGTGGGGCCTGGAGTTCCACGACAAGGAGCGCGCCGGGAAGGTGGCCCACCGGGCCTTCGAGCTCGGGCTGCTCATCGAGACGTCGGGCCCCGAGAGCGAGGTCGTGAAGCTGCTTCCGGCGCTCACGATCACCCCCGAGGAGCTGGACGAGGGGCTGAGCATCCTCGCCCGCGCCGTCCGGGAAACCGTCTGAGCATCAGGCTCGGCGAACCGTCTAACTAGGAGGCATCGCAGCACCGTGATCGTCCGTTCGTTCAAGGACATCGAAGGCACCGACCGGCATGTGAAGGCCGCGTCCGGCACCTGGGAGAGCAAACGCATCGTGCTCGCCAAGGAGCGGGTCGGCTTCTCTCTGCACGAGACCATCCTGTACGCGGGTACGGAGACGTCGATGTGGTACGCGAACCACGTCGAGGCCGTCGTCTGCGTCGAGGGCGAGGCCGAGCTGACCGACCACGAGAGCGGGCTGACCCACTCGATCACGCCCGGGACCATGTACCTCCTGGACGGCCACGAGCGGCACACGCTGCGCGTCAAGGAGGACTTCCGCTGCCTGTGCGTGTTCAACCCGCCGGTGACCGGCCGGGAGGACCACGACGAGAACGGCGTCTACCCGCTGCTCACCGAACCCGAAGCCGAACCCGAGGAGGTGTGACCGCATGACCACCGTCACCGATCTCTACCCCAGCCGCGGCGCCACCGAGGTGTCCGTCCCCCGCAAGGACCCGGTCGTCTGGTCGGCGCCCGGCACGCCGGGACCGGTCGCCACGGCCGAGCTCGAGGCGTTCGAGCGCGACGGCTTCCTGGCCGTCGACCAGCTGATCCGCCCGGACGAAGTCCCGGTGTACCAGCAGGAGTTGGAGCGGCTCGTCACGGACCCGGACATCCGCGCGGACGAGCGCTCGATCATCGAGCCGAAGTCCAAGGAGATCCGCTCGGTCTTCGAGGTGCACAAGATCAGCGAGGTGTTCGCGAACCTGGTGCGCGACGAGCGGGTCGTGGGCCGGGCCCGGCAGATCCTCGGCTCGGACGTGTACGTCCACCAGTCGCGGATCAACGTCAAGCCCGGTTTCGGGGCCAGCGGCTTCTACTGGCACTCCGACTTCGAGACCTGGCACGCCGAGGACGGCCTGCCGAACATGCGCACGGTGTCCGTCTCGATCGCGCTGACCGAGAACTACGACACCAACGGCGGCCTCATGATCATGCCGGGGTCGCACCGCACCTTCCTCGGGTGCGCGGGGGCCACCCCGAAGGACAACTACAAGCAGTCCCTGCAGATGCAGGACGCGGGCACGCCCTCGGACGAGGCGCTGACCGCGATGGCCTCCGAGTACGGCATCAAGCTCTTCACGGGCAAGGCCGGTTCGGCGACCTGGTTCGACTGCAACTGCATGCACGGCTCCGGGGACAACATCACGCCGTTCCCGCGCAGCAACGTGTTCATCGTGTTCAACAGCGTGGAGAACCAGGCCGTGGAGCCGTTCGCGGCTCCGATCCGGCGGCCGGAGTTCATCGGCGCGAGGGACTTCACTCCGGTGAAGTGACGTTCGGCGTGGGGTGCCCCTGACGGTGGGGCACCGTGACGCCGGGTGCCCCTGACGGTGGGTGCCCCCTCACAGCCACGACAGCGACGCGGCCCGCTCCAGTACGTTCCGTACGGCGGCCGCGTCGCCTGTCGCGTTCCGGGGCACGGCGTCCGGCGCGTACCGCCCGCCGACCAGCAGGCAGAAGTCCACCGGATCCAGGGTGAGTTCGGCGGCCACGGGATCGCTCTGCGAGCCCAGGACCCACGCCTGGCCGCCCCTGATCGCGAACAGCACCGGCGGCGCCTCGGTCCCGAGGGCCCCGTCGAGGATGCGGACGGCCAGCCCGACCAGCCGCCCCAGGTGCTCCCCGGGCGGCGGCGGCACGGCCAGGCCCAGGGCGCGGCCGATGTCGTCGGTGTGGATCCACGCCTCGAAGGCCCGCACCAGGAAGTGCTCGGTGACGGGCAGCCGGACCCCCATCGACAGCGTGGTCCCGGCGGCGAGTTCCAGGTCGTGGGCGTACGGGGTGCCGAGCAGCGCGGCCGCCTGCGCGGACCAGTCGGCGGCGGTCTCCTCGGGCGTACGGCCGTACTCGTGGGCGATCACCTCGGCGGTGCGCCGCTCCCAGGCCTCCGCCCAGTCGGTGTCCTCGTCGATCCGCGCACCCGGTACCCGGGCGCCGATCCCGAGCCGCAGGGCCAGGTGTTCGTCGGCGGCGAGCAGATGGGCGACGGTCGCGTGGACGTCCCAGTCGTGCACGACCGGCGTCGACCAGCGCCCCGCCGTCTCGGGCAGCAGTGCCCGCAGCCCGGTGACGGCGGCCGCATAGGGGGCGGCGTGCCCGGCCACGGGAGGCGGGGCGGGGCGGGCACGCCGGGCGCGGGTGAGGAGGGCGTCGAAGGACGCGGGGACGCCGTTGGGCGCCGGTTGGGCCGGCTCCGTGGGCGGCCCGTCCAGCAGGCGTACGGCCGCGCGCAGCCGCTCCGCCTCGGCCGCGCAGCTCTCGCACTCGGCCAGGTGCGGCGGGACCAGGCGCTGCTCGGCCGCCTCCAGGGCGCCGAAGGCCCAGGCGGCCAGCAGGTCGCGCACGTCGTCGTGATCGGTCACCGCTCGCCCCCTTCCCTGTGTTCCCCTGCCGCCATCATGCGCCCTTTTCCCACGCCGGGTCGGGTGGGTCGGCCAAAGTCTCCGCCAACGTGCGCAGCGCGGTGCGCAGCCGGGTCTTCGCGGTGCCCTCGGGGATGCCGAGCTCGACGGCGGCCTGCCGGTAGGTGCGGCCCGCGAAGTAGGCGAGGTGCACCACCTCCCGCTGTTGCTGCGGGAGTTCGGCGAGGGCGGTGTGGAGCAGGAGGGAGCGCTCCCGGTCGACGACGGCCTCGGCGGGGCCCGGAGAGGCGTCCGGGATGCCGTGCAGGGCCAGGTCGTCGGCGCGGACGTCCTTGCGGTGCCGGGCCTCGCTGCGGACCCAGTCCACGGCCCGCCGGTGGGCCAGCACCGACAGCCAGGTGCGCAGGCTGCCCCGGCGCGCGTCGAAGGCGTACGGCCTGCTCCACAGCTGTGCGAAGACCTCCTGCGCCACGTCCTCGGCCGCGACCGGGCTGCGGGTCACGCGCAGGGCGACCGCCCGCACCAGCCCGCCGTACGCCCCGTACGCCTCGGCGAGCGCGGACTCGTCGCCGTACACCAGCCGTCGGTGCAGCTCCGCGTCTGCGGGTTGCTGTGCGGACGTCGTCCCGTCCGTGGACTCCACGGCACCACCACCCCTTGGTGCCCTTCCTAGCGTCCCGGGCGGCGCGGCGCCAGTGGTTCAGGGAGACAGGGCGTCCAGAAGCCGGTCGACATCCGCGGCCGTGTTGTACAGGTGGAAGGAGGCCCGCAGGTTGCCGGCCCGGTCGGACACCTCGATGCCGGCCGCGCTCAACTGGCGCTGCCGCCCGCCGAGTCCGGGCACGGACACGATCGCCGAGCCGGGGGCGGGCAGGGGTGCGTGACCGAGGTCCGCGAGTCCGGCGCGGAAGCGGTCGGCGAGGGCGAGGTCGTGGGCGCGCACGGCGTCCACCCCGAGCTCCTCCAGGAGTTCGAGGGAACTGCGGGTGCCCGCGTAGGTGAACAGGGCGGGGCTGATGTCGAACCGCCGGGCGGAGTGGGCCAGTTCGGCGACGGGGCCGTAGCAGCTGTCCCACGGGATCTCCCCGGCGACCCAGCCGGCGAGCACCGGCTTCAGGTCGCCGAAGTCCTCCGGCACGGCGAGGAAGGCCGCGCCGTGCGGGCCGAGCAGCCACTTGAAGGTGGTGGAGACGGTGTAGTCGTACGACTCGGCGTCCACCGGGAACCAGCCCGCGGCCTGCGAGAAGTCGACGTAGGTGCGGGCGCCGTGGGCCCGCGCGGCCTCGCGCAGGGCGGGCAGGTCGGCGATCCGGCCGTCGGCGGACTGGGCGGCGCTCACCGCGACGAGGGCGGTGCCGGGGCGGACGGAGTCGGCGAGCCGTTCCAGCGGCACGATCCGCACCTTGAGGTCGCCGCGGGTGTGGAAGGGGTTCACGACGGAGGTGAAGTCGTCCTCGGCGGTGAGGACTTCGGCGCCCGGGGGCAGCGAGGCGGCGACGAGGCCGGAGTGGGTGGACACGGACGCGCCGGCCGCGACCCGGGCGACCGGGACTCCGGCGAGCCTCGCGAACGCGGCGCGGGCCGCCTCCACGTCCTGGAACAGCGGGTCCAGCGGCCTGCCCTCGGCGCGGATCAGCGCGGCCTCCTGGAGGGCCGTGACGGTCCGGGCCGGGAGCAGACCGCTGCTCGCGGTGTTGAGGAAGGTGTTCTTCGGGGCGAACTCGGCGCGGACGAGGCTCTCGAAGGTTTCCATGGCTCCACTGTGGGGCCGGGAGACCTCTCGGTCCATTGCGAATTTCTACGTGGTTTCGCCAAGCAACGCTTATACGTCCGCGCCGACCTGCGTGTTCTCAGCCCTGGTGGGGTACGGCGCACCCGTCGGGACCGCACGCGTCCGCGCCGGAATCGCCCTGGTCGATCAGCTGCAGCGGGGAGCGGTTGCCCCAGGCCTGGGTGAGGGCCTGGGTGAAGACCTCGGCGGGCTGGGCTCCGGAGACGCCGTAGGTGCGGTCCAGGACGAAGAAGGGGACGCCGTTCGCGCCGAGCTCGGCGGCCTCGCGCTCGTCGGCGCGGACGTCGTCGGCGTAGGCCGTGGGGTCGGCGAGGACCTTGCGGACCTCGTCGGCGTCCAGTCCGGCCTC is a genomic window containing:
- a CDS encoding PIG-L deacetylase family protein, with product MTTLDNTGGPGAGGTLPPLPEDWERALAVAAHPDDIEYGTASAVARWTARGKRVTYLLVTRGEAGIDAIPPDRAAPLREAEERAGAREVGVDTVEFLDHRDGMIEEGPALRRDIVRAIRRHRPEVVLTGAYTVRMVAGVVNQADHRVVGLAALDAARDAGNRWIFPELADEGLEPWGGVRFVAVAGTDRPTHGVDVTGEPLERGIASLAAHAEYTKGLGAGAFEPRPFLTWAARLGGPALGVEAAVLFDVHQLAFEGPPPWEQ
- a CDS encoding amino acid ABC transporter ATP-binding protein translates to MTVEASRPEIEVRGLHKSFGTNEVLKGIDLEIGQGEVVCVIGPSGSGKSTLLRCVNLLEEPTKGQVFVGGTELTDPDVDIDAVRRRIGMVFQQFNLFPHLTVTENLTLPQRRVLRRDKARAAKVAAENLERVGLAEKADAYPASLSGGQQQRVAIARSLSMGPEVMLFDEPTSALDPELVGDVLAVMRMLAREGMTMMVVTHEMTFAREVADRVVFMDDGSIVEDGTPAQVIGNPGHERTRHFLSRLLDPAMADVEEDGGGQDTRKDG
- a CDS encoding amino acid ABC transporter permease, producing the protein MTATDAQLQPRKKGLSRRQKRSLSRGIQYVVFVAAVIAFAVSADWGRLKNQFAQADIAEQMFPDVITLALKNTVLYTLSGFVVGLVLGMVIALMRLSSVGPYRWFAGVYIEIFRGLPALLIFIFIGVAVPLAFPGTEIIGGTYGKVALALGLVAAAYMAETIRAGIQAVPKGQMEAARSLGFSPARAMVSIIVPQAFRIILPPLTNELVLLFKDSSLVLFLGVTLEERELSKYGRDLASTTANSTPILVAGLCYLLVTIPLGFVVRRMEAKAQEAVK
- a CDS encoding transporter substrate-binding domain-containing protein — its product is MNTLSGRRTRVLAATTATAGLLLVAACTSSDDGGSGSKTAAGGVELVKAGQLTTCTHLPYPPFQSEIDGKVQGFDVSLIDLVAKDLGVKQEILDTPFENFKTGAFLNSGECDLAAAGMTITEERKKNVDFSDPYFDATQALLVAKGSGISSLADAKAKKVKLGAQAQTTGEDYVKGQGFDPVSFESSDAVLNGLRSGQVKAVVIDYPVVQGWLKDKANAAAFQVADNINTGEQYGFTVKKGNTKLRAAINKALSDAKADGTYKKLYEKWIGPYDASAASPSAS
- a CDS encoding aminotransferase class V-fold PLP-dependent enzyme, whose translation is MTHPFLDLAPLGAAQFASIEDRVARLLRTEQDVVIMQGEALLPLEGAIRSTAGPGTTALNVITGPYGQTFGNWLRDCGATVIDLAVPFHTAVTAEQISAAFEEHPAIDFVSLVHAEAATGNTNPVAEIGEVVRRQGALFYLDAVASVGAEPVLPDAWGVDLCVIGAQKAMGGPAGVSAVSVSERAWARMAANPAAPRRSYLSLLDWKERWIDGGRRALLHAPAQLEMLALEACLERIEADGPEAVMGRHRAAAAATRAGARALGGGLEPYVHEDREAAPVATTLRAPAGTDASELVSRALSSDPALPLAAGGGALAGEMIRVNHYGADATPGAVRACLAALGAALREQNLPVDLEGALHAAEDAWLQHGDPKPRENVDQVTGA
- the ectA gene encoding diaminobutyrate acetyltransferase, with the translated sequence MTAAQADLQIDRPTVADGAALWRIARDSEVLDLNSSYSYLLWCRDFAATSAVARNDRGEPVGFVTGYVRPDRPGTLLVWQVAVDSAYRGRGLAAALLDGLTARLAAERGLTTVETTITPGNTASERLFTSFAERRGAGLEREVLFDTGLFPDGPHDPEVLYRIGPLSPTPTPSA
- the ectB gene encoding diaminobutyrate--2-oxoglutarate transaminase — translated: MTITQPDLSVFETLESEVRSYCRGWPTVFDRAQGSRMYDEDGHAYLDFFAGAGSLNYGHNNPVLKRALIDYLERDGVTHGLDMSTTAKRAFLQTFQDLVLRPRDLPYKVMFPGPTGTNAVESALKLARKVKGREAIVSFTNAFHGMSLGSLAVTGNAFKRAGAGIPLVHGTPMPFDNYFDGTVEDFLWFERLLEDQGSGLNKPAAVIVETVQGEGGINVARREWLQALAALCERQDMLLIVDDIQMGCGRTGAFFSFEEAGITPDIVTVSKSISGYGLPMSLCLFKPELDIWEPGEHNGTFRGNNPAFVTATATLEQYWADGSAMEKQTRQRGEQVEQGLISITEENLADIKEYRGRGLVWGLEFHDKERAGKVAHRAFELGLLIETSGPESEVVKLLPALTITPEELDEGLSILARAVRETV
- a CDS encoding ectoine synthase, translated to MIVRSFKDIEGTDRHVKAASGTWESKRIVLAKERVGFSLHETILYAGTETSMWYANHVEAVVCVEGEAELTDHESGLTHSITPGTMYLLDGHERHTLRVKEDFRCLCVFNPPVTGREDHDENGVYPLLTEPEAEPEEV
- the thpD gene encoding ectoine hydroxylase → MTTVTDLYPSRGATEVSVPRKDPVVWSAPGTPGPVATAELEAFERDGFLAVDQLIRPDEVPVYQQELERLVTDPDIRADERSIIEPKSKEIRSVFEVHKISEVFANLVRDERVVGRARQILGSDVYVHQSRINVKPGFGASGFYWHSDFETWHAEDGLPNMRTVSVSIALTENYDTNGGLMIMPGSHRTFLGCAGATPKDNYKQSLQMQDAGTPSDEALTAMASEYGIKLFTGKAGSATWFDCNCMHGSGDNITPFPRSNVFIVFNSVENQAVEPFAAPIRRPEFIGARDFTPVK
- a CDS encoding maleylpyruvate isomerase family mycothiol-dependent enzyme is translated as MTDHDDVRDLLAAWAFGALEAAEQRLVPPHLAECESCAAEAERLRAAVRLLDGPPTEPAQPAPNGVPASFDALLTRARRARPAPPPVAGHAAPYAAAVTGLRALLPETAGRWSTPVVHDWDVHATVAHLLAADEHLALRLGIGARVPGARIDEDTDWAEAWERRTAEVIAHEYGRTPEETAADWSAQAAALLGTPYAHDLELAAGTTLSMGVRLPVTEHFLVRAFEAWIHTDDIGRALGLAVPPPPGEHLGRLVGLAVRILDGALGTEAPPVLFAIRGGQAWVLGSQSDPVAAELTLDPVDFCLLVGGRYAPDAVPRNATGDAAAVRNVLERAASLSWL
- a CDS encoding sigma-70 family RNA polymerase sigma factor — protein: MESTDGTTSAQQPADAELHRRLVYGDESALAEAYGAYGGLVRAVALRVTRSPVAAEDVAQEVFAQLWSRPYAFDARRGSLRTWLSVLAHRRAVDWVRSEARHRKDVRADDLALHGIPDASPGPAEAVVDRERSLLLHTALAELPQQQREVVHLAYFAGRTYRQAAVELGIPEGTAKTRLRTALRTLAETLADPPDPAWEKGA
- a CDS encoding aminotransferase class V-fold PLP-dependent enzyme, with translation METFESLVRAEFAPKNTFLNTASSGLLPARTVTALQEAALIRAEGRPLDPLFQDVEAARAAFARLAGVPVARVAAGASVSTHSGLVAASLPPGAEVLTAEDDFTSVVNPFHTRGDLKVRIVPLERLADSVRPGTALVAVSAAQSADGRIADLPALREAARAHGARTYVDFSQAAGWFPVDAESYDYTVSTTFKWLLGPHGAAFLAVPEDFGDLKPVLAGWVAGEIPWDSCYGPVAELAHSARRFDISPALFTYAGTRSSLELLEELGVDAVRAHDLALADRFRAGLADLGHAPLPAPGSAIVSVPGLGGRQRQLSAAGIEVSDRAGNLRASFHLYNTAADVDRLLDALSP